One stretch of Tepidibacter hydrothermalis DNA includes these proteins:
- a CDS encoding DUF1858 domain-containing protein, whose amino-acid sequence MKITKDMLIGELLRINPNAAPILMGFGMGCIGCPSAQMESLEEAAAVHGINVDELIKKLNEGLE is encoded by the coding sequence ATGAAAATAACTAAAGATATGTTAATAGGAGAGCTTTTAAGAATAAACCCTAATGCAGCACCTATACTTATGGGATTTGGAATGGGATGCATAGGATGCCCATCTGCTCAAATGGAAAGTTTAGAAGAAGCTGCTGCTGTTCATGGTATAAATGTAGATGAATTAATTAAAAAGTTAAATGAAGGATTAGAATAA
- a CDS encoding NAD(P)/FAD-dependent oxidoreductase: MGAHFGNLQKIKDGKRTFSITPHIPGGFITADTMIKIADTAKKYKGILKITSGQRIMITNLKEEDLISIWKDLDMDPAVKNQYSIKNVEMCPAGFCKRSKENTIRIGMKISKNFHGKEMPNRTKIGVAGCRNACTSVYAKDLGVIATKEGFIISAGGSAGFHQRMSDIIAEKLSEEDAYRLVEIILDYYNDNALMGEKLGFFIDRIGIEKFKKDVVEKL, translated from the coding sequence ATGGGAGCACATTTTGGGAATTTACAAAAGATAAAAGATGGAAAGAGGACGTTTTCTATAACACCTCATATACCTGGTGGTTTTATAACTGCAGATACAATGATAAAAATAGCAGATACTGCTAAGAAATATAAGGGAATACTTAAGATAACATCTGGTCAGAGAATAATGATAACTAATTTAAAAGAAGAAGATCTAATCAGTATATGGAAAGATTTAGACATGGATCCAGCTGTTAAGAATCAGTATTCAATAAAAAATGTAGAGATGTGTCCAGCTGGTTTTTGTAAAAGATCTAAAGAAAACACTATAAGAATAGGTATGAAGATAAGTAAAAACTTTCATGGAAAGGAAATGCCAAATAGAACTAAAATAGGCGTTGCAGGATGCAGAAATGCATGTACAAGCGTATATGCAAAAGATTTAGGTGTAATAGCTACTAAAGAAGGATTTATTATATCAGCAGGTGGAAGTGCTGGATTTCATCAGAGAATGTCAGATATAATAGCTGAGAAGTTAAGTGAAGAAGATGCATATAGATTAGTAGAGATTATACTTGACTATTACAATGATAATGCTTTGATGGGTGAAAAGTTAGGATTTTTTATAGATAGAATAGGTATAGAAAAATTTAAAAAGGATGTAGTTGAAAAATTATAA
- a CDS encoding MATE family efflux transporter, with the protein MDEKQKFMGSYPINKLLLKFSIPAIIGMLVMALYNIADGIFIGKGVGALALGGVTIAMPIMLVMMAIALMVGVGAASAISRKIGEGNIESAEKVLGEAVSLNLIVNFLFTIILFAFMDQILIICGATPSILPYAKEYMNVIAFGILINSFAMSTNHPIRAEGNAKVAMITMVIGAIVNIVLDYIFIFIFRMGVTGAALATIIAQSCSAIWILMYYLKGNSILKIRKSNMKFTIENVREIVTVGMATFFRQISGSLLMIIVNKTLVAYGNDYYVVALGIINRVMMFMFMPMYGIVQGFQPIAGFNYGAKKIKRVQESLKYANVYATILSVIGFLIALIFPTQVMKIFTNDQTTIDIGVEALSMMIWGLPVVGIQTIGASLFQAIGKGTESVILTMSRQILLLIPLVIILPNFMGVHGVFYSYPISDIGSFLITLVLVAKENIALKNYRIQEEF; encoded by the coding sequence ATGGATGAGAAACAAAAATTTATGGGAAGCTATCCTATAAATAAACTTTTATTAAAATTTTCTATACCGGCTATAATAGGTATGCTTGTTATGGCCTTATATAATATAGCGGATGGTATATTTATAGGTAAGGGAGTAGGAGCTTTAGCTTTAGGTGGAGTTACTATTGCTATGCCTATTATGTTGGTTATGATGGCGATAGCTTTAATGGTTGGAGTTGGAGCAGCATCAGCTATTTCAAGAAAAATAGGAGAAGGAAATATAGAAAGTGCAGAAAAAGTGCTTGGAGAGGCTGTATCTCTTAATTTAATAGTAAACTTTCTATTTACTATTATTCTATTTGCCTTTATGGATCAAATACTTATAATATGTGGTGCTACACCAAGTATATTACCTTATGCTAAGGAATATATGAATGTAATAGCATTTGGGATATTGATTAATAGTTTTGCTATGTCTACAAATCATCCTATAAGAGCTGAAGGAAATGCTAAAGTAGCTATGATAACTATGGTTATTGGAGCTATTGTAAATATAGTACTTGATTATATATTTATATTTATATTTAGAATGGGAGTTACTGGAGCAGCTCTTGCTACTATAATAGCTCAGTCATGTAGTGCTATTTGGATTCTTATGTATTATTTGAAAGGTAATAGTATACTGAAAATAAGAAAGTCTAATATGAAGTTCACAATAGAGAACGTAAGAGAAATTGTAACTGTTGGGATGGCTACATTCTTTAGACAAATATCAGGAAGTTTATTGATGATTATAGTAAATAAGACATTAGTGGCTTATGGAAATGATTATTATGTTGTTGCACTTGGCATAATAAATAGAGTAATGATGTTTATGTTCATGCCTATGTATGGTATAGTTCAGGGATTTCAGCCTATAGCAGGGTTTAATTATGGGGCTAAAAAAATTAAGAGGGTTCAAGAAAGTCTAAAATATGCAAATGTATATGCAACAATATTAAGTGTTATTGGATTTTTAATAGCACTGATATTTCCAACTCAAGTTATGAAGATATTTACGAATGATCAAACTACTATAGATATAGGTGTAGAGGCGCTTTCTATGATGATTTGGGGTCTTCCTGTTGTTGGAATTCAGACTATAGGAGCTAGTTTATTTCAAGCTATAGGTAAGGGAACTGAGTCGGTTATTCTTACTATGTCAAGACAAATACTTCTTTTAATACCCTTAGTTATTATACTTCCTAATTTTATGGGAGTTCATGGTGTTTTTTACTCATATCCTATATCTGATATAGGTTCATTTTTAATTACATTGGTATTAGTGGCAAAAGAAAATATAGCTTTAAAAAACTATAGAATACAAGAAGAATTTTAA
- a CDS encoding superoxide dismutase translates to MEYIQSKKYDFEDVNGMTLKQLNQHYKLYEGYVNKVNEIWTILNENKLYENPNPTLSDTRSLMLGQSYAVDGVKLHELYFSNLGGGNNMPYGDILNEIQKKYGSYEFFKERFKNIGLSMRGWVVLSIDPLDNNLHIYGLDAHDVGTVLMSYPLLVMDVYEHAYMIDFGIDRKKYIDVFIENINWDIVNERLSNYKKTNRDFPRKYRCISDKINIKKTYGWANYCKD, encoded by the coding sequence ATGGAGTATATACAATCTAAAAAGTATGATTTTGAAGATGTAAATGGAATGACTTTGAAACAATTAAATCAACACTATAAGCTTTATGAGGGGTATGTTAATAAAGTTAATGAAATATGGACTATATTAAATGAGAACAAATTATATGAAAATCCTAATCCTACATTAAGTGATACGAGAAGTTTGATGCTGGGCCAAAGCTATGCTGTTGATGGAGTTAAGCTTCATGAATTGTATTTTTCTAATTTAGGCGGTGGAAATAATATGCCTTATGGAGATATACTTAATGAAATACAAAAAAAATATGGATCATATGAGTTTTTTAAAGAAAGATTTAAAAATATAGGGTTGTCTATGAGAGGGTGGGTAGTTTTATCTATTGATCCTTTAGATAATAACCTTCATATATATGGCCTTGATGCACATGATGTAGGGACTGTTCTAATGTCGTATCCACTTTTGGTTATGGATGTATATGAACATGCGTATATGATTGATTTTGGGATAGATAGAAAAAAATATATAGATGTTTTTATTGAAAATATAAATTGGGATATAGTAAATGAGAGATTGAGTAATTATAAAAAAACTAATAGAGATTTCCCTAGAAAATATAGATGTATTTCAGATAAAATTAATATAAAAAAAACGTATGGTTGGGCTAATTATTGCAAAGACTAA
- a CDS encoding 4Fe-4S binding protein, with amino-acid sequence MKKNNNRNKKSHMNWSWIFMILFITLSILDIRFGILGFICMTVPMYHAIKGRGKVHCSHYCPRGSLLGKFLNNISLKNNLPKSFKSKTVKNILLSLMFIMLTISLIHAGPDIRKIGFSIFRFMMASLAVGIIMGVVFKPRSWCQVCPMGHATGLIDKQIKK; translated from the coding sequence ATGAAAAAAAATAATAATAGAAATAAAAAATCACATATGAATTGGTCATGGATTTTTATGATTTTATTTATTACATTATCAATTTTGGATATTAGATTTGGAATTTTAGGATTTATCTGCATGACAGTCCCAATGTACCATGCTATTAAAGGAAGAGGTAAAGTTCATTGTTCTCACTACTGTCCTCGAGGATCATTATTAGGTAAATTTTTAAATAATATAAGTCTTAAAAACAATTTACCTAAATCTTTTAAAAGTAAAACTGTAAAAAATATATTACTTAGCTTAATGTTTATAATGCTTACTATATCTTTAATACATGCAGGTCCCGATATAAGAAAAATAGGTTTTTCAATTTTTAGATTTATGATGGCTTCTCTTGCAGTTGGTATTATAATGGGTGTAGTATTTAAACCAAGAAGTTGGTGTCAAGTATGTCCTATGGGTCACGCCACTGGATTAATAGATAAGCAAATTAAAAAATAA
- a CDS encoding YcdB/YcdC domain-containing protein, which produces MKNKKAFLIFFIFTFVLISFANSYADSNISKDEAKQIAVKFIKENFNIQIDDEKFETKIRTIDNKYNEKSMWDINWYSEKDIDIDVRVDANSGKVIWVDKYNHSDKSARIAKITKKEAKKIAEDFLKKINPNEFKEIRFLDTYEYDYKDPVRNYDFTYLRRINGIDYINNEISVEVDGTTGNINSYRKDWEENLNLPEYKDIIESNKAKEILKKDTNMTIVYTSFDRFDKENVMILYKPNYDRPSNLRARMVDAKKGIAIDYNGNEKIENLKTKDIIKKEKEKILNSSKNIGKLSKEINKNEAEIAIKQKLKESLNKDFELESLMYIEDENNYRTNGKKAWQAHFSKNDSDETYGEGKIIMDALTKEVIYLDLYHFEEGRNINPKLTWEEGYDKAVDIIKNYYPNKIMDIDTKQSYVETYFYDENKAYPLEYEYKFYRLVNGIKYEDNSICVNINAKTGEINGIEYNWNEDINFSSNEKLIDKDKAKDIYFDNHNIKLKYERIRYDKKIGDKGEVTLLYDLEPLKGKYDFYSLDAVSGKFIDYDGNEIIKEENNYKDKIKGHWAEKELSILNDSGIIDLKDFEDNKEITKMDAVKMLVNSRGYYPNYSDENIELKFKDISKESEDYYYIQLAVEYNLIENKEENFNLNSKLTREEMTKMIVKLIDKDKMANMKGIYSLGFKDEQNIEEDYKGYVAACKGLGIITGNDGNFRPKDNATMIEMAISIYKALSNTNIR; this is translated from the coding sequence GTGAAAAACAAAAAAGCATTTTTAATATTCTTTATATTTACTTTTGTATTAATTAGTTTTGCAAATTCATATGCTGATTCTAATATTTCAAAAGATGAGGCAAAACAAATAGCAGTTAAATTTATTAAAGAAAATTTTAATATTCAAATTGATGATGAAAAATTTGAAACTAAAATCAGAACTATTGATAACAAATATAATGAAAAATCAATGTGGGATATTAATTGGTATAGTGAAAAAGATATAGATATTGATGTCAGGGTAGATGCAAATAGTGGAAAAGTAATATGGGTTGATAAATATAATCACAGTGATAAATCAGCTCGTATAGCAAAAATTACAAAAAAAGAAGCAAAAAAAATAGCAGAAGATTTTTTAAAAAAAATAAATCCAAATGAATTTAAAGAAATAAGGTTTTTAGATACTTATGAATATGACTATAAAGACCCTGTAAGAAACTATGATTTTACATATTTAAGAAGAATAAATGGAATAGATTATATTAATAATGAAATAAGTGTAGAAGTAGATGGAACAACAGGAAATATTAATTCATATAGAAAAGATTGGGAAGAAAATTTAAATTTACCAGAGTATAAAGATATAATAGAAAGCAATAAAGCAAAAGAAATATTAAAAAAAGATACTAATATGACTATTGTGTATACATCTTTTGATAGATTTGATAAGGAAAATGTAATGATTTTATATAAACCTAATTACGACAGACCTAGTAATTTAAGAGCGAGAATGGTTGATGCAAAAAAAGGAATAGCTATTGATTATAATGGAAATGAAAAAATAGAAAACTTAAAAACAAAGGATATAATTAAAAAAGAAAAAGAAAAAATATTAAATAGTTCTAAAAATATAGGAAAACTCAGCAAAGAAATAAACAAAAATGAAGCAGAAATTGCAATAAAGCAAAAGCTAAAAGAATCATTAAATAAAGATTTTGAGTTGGAATCTTTAATGTATATAGAAGATGAAAATAATTATAGAACAAATGGAAAAAAAGCATGGCAGGCTCATTTTAGTAAAAATGATTCTGATGAAACTTATGGTGAAGGTAAAATAATAATGGATGCTCTTACTAAAGAGGTTATATATTTGGATTTATATCATTTTGAAGAAGGTAGAAATATTAATCCAAAATTAACTTGGGAAGAAGGGTATGATAAAGCAGTAGATATAATAAAGAATTATTATCCTAATAAAATAATGGATATAGATACAAAACAAAGCTATGTAGAAACTTATTTTTATGATGAAAATAAAGCATATCCTTTAGAATATGAATATAAATTTTACAGATTAGTAAATGGAATAAAATATGAAGATAATAGTATATGTGTTAATATAAATGCTAAAACTGGAGAAATAAATGGTATAGAATATAATTGGAATGAAGATATTAATTTTTCAAGTAATGAAAAATTAATAGATAAAGATAAAGCTAAGGACATATATTTTGATAATCATAATATTAAACTTAAGTATGAAAGAATTAGGTATGATAAAAAGATAGGAGATAAAGGAGAAGTCACTTTATTATATGATTTAGAACCTTTAAAAGGAAAATATGATTTTTATAGTTTAGATGCAGTTAGTGGGAAATTTATAGATTATGATGGAAATGAAATAATTAAAGAAGAGAATAATTACAAGGATAAAATAAAAGGACATTGGGCAGAGAAAGAACTTAGTATACTTAATGATAGTGGTATAATAGACCTTAAGGATTTTGAAGACAATAAAGAAATTACAAAAATGGATGCAGTAAAAATGCTTGTAAATTCAAGAGGATATTATCCAAATTATTCAGATGAAAATATTGAACTTAAATTTAAAGATATATCAAAGGAAAGTGAGGACTATTATTATATACAATTAGCTGTAGAATATAATTTAATAGAAAACAAAGAAGAAAACTTTAATCTAAATAGTAAATTAACTAGAGAAGAAATGACTAAAATGATTGTAAAGCTTATAGATAAAGATAAAATGGCAAATATGAAAGGTATATATTCACTTGGATTCAAAGATGAACAAAATATAGAAGAAGATTATAAAGGATATGTAGCTGCGTGCAAAGGTCTTGGAATAATTACGGGAAATGATGGGAACTTTAGACCAAAAGATAATGCAACTATGATTGAAATGGCTATATCTATTTATAAGGCTCTTTCAAATACAAATATAAGATAA
- a CDS encoding zf-HC2 domain-containing protein, with protein MNCDKFRENISYYIDDILDDNDKREFEDHMKSCEQCRCEYEQMLILIDSLNSVEQVPLPDNYDETLRKKLNNEKVKAKKKWSKYMYIAASLAIVLFSSQNIDKLKTLDVQENPNIEVSEYSNQEDVQQNTIQNNDKVNTEGDNSTEEMKRVAAVSDKTNISVPDKKEVASTYNMKPINDDEPSVDEPSVQNIETVQKEQDDNNIMNIQMSSDEPLKQKTRSINQFNSLNEHQKNVKVGDNFDIILENPKGTSYSMVCNDEDSLIEFMSQSVSENEEVYSYTWKFKAIKEGKIKISYILHDKTDKNKVYNKVVYEINIQK; from the coding sequence ATGAACTGTGATAAATTTAGAGAAAATATTTCTTATTACATAGATGATATTTTAGATGATAATGATAAGCGTGAATTTGAAGATCATATGAAAAGTTGTGAACAGTGCAGATGTGAGTATGAGCAAATGCTTATTTTGATAGATAGTTTAAATAGTGTTGAGCAGGTTCCTCTGCCTGATAATTACGATGAAACATTAAGAAAAAAATTAAACAATGAAAAAGTTAAAGCGAAGAAAAAATGGAGTAAATATATGTATATTGCTGCATCTTTGGCTATAGTACTTTTTAGTTCACAAAATATTGATAAGTTGAAAACTTTAGATGTTCAAGAAAATCCTAACATAGAGGTTAGCGAATATTCTAATCAAGAAGACGTACAGCAAAATACTATTCAAAATAACGATAAAGTAAATACTGAAGGGGATAATAGTACTGAGGAAATGAAAAGAGTAGCTGCAGTATCTGATAAAACTAATATAAGTGTACCTGATAAAAAAGAAGTTGCATCCACTTATAATATGAAACCTATTAATGATGATGAACCATCTGTTGATGAACCTTCTGTTCAGAATATAGAAACTGTTCAAAAAGAACAAGATGATAATAATATAATGAATATACAAATGTCTTCGGATGAACCTTTAAAACAAAAAACTAGAAGTATAAATCAATTCAATTCACTTAATGAACATCAGAAGAATGTTAAGGTAGGAGATAATTTTGATATTATACTTGAAAATCCAAAGGGAACTAGTTATTCTATGGTATGTAATGATGAAGATAGTTTGATAGAGTTTATGTCACAGAGTGTTTCTGAAAATGAAGAAGTATATTCGTATACATGGAAGTTTAAAGCGATTAAAGAAGGTAAGATTAAGATAAGTTATATACTACATGATAAGACTGATAAAAATAAGGTTTATAATAAGGTTGTATATGAGATAAATATACAGAAATAA
- a CDS encoding RNA polymerase sigma factor, translating to MDLNENKLIKKCIEGDIDAFEILIDKYKQTAYNIALGIVKNPDDAMDMSQEALIKVYRYIKNFNQKSSFSTWLYRIVMNTCLDYIKKNEKNKIVPINEEIINNEDSCMGSNPEQILDKKIETQQIRDAIDKLSPIQKNAIILRDIQGFSYEEIANITECSLGTVKSRIKRGRENLKMILKESMKEENVI from the coding sequence TTGGATTTAAATGAAAATAAATTAATTAAAAAATGTATTGAGGGGGATATTGATGCGTTTGAAATACTTATAGATAAATATAAGCAGACTGCATACAATATAGCCTTGGGAATCGTAAAAAACCCTGATGATGCTATGGATATGTCTCAAGAAGCCTTGATTAAGGTATACAGGTATATTAAGAATTTTAATCAGAAATCTTCTTTTTCAACTTGGCTGTATAGGATAGTAATGAATACATGTCTTGATTATATTAAGAAGAATGAAAAAAATAAAATTGTACCAATAAATGAAGAGATTATAAATAATGAAGATAGCTGTATGGGAAGTAATCCAGAACAAATATTAGATAAAAAAATAGAGACTCAACAAATACGGGATGCAATAGATAAATTATCACCTATTCAAAAAAATGCAATTATATTAAGAGATATACAAGGTTTTAGTTATGAAGAAATAGCTAATATAACAGAGTGTTCACTTGGAACTGTTAAATCAAGGATTAAGCGAGGTCGGGAAAATCTAAAAATGATATTAAAAGAAAGTATGAAGGAAGAAAATGTTATATAA
- a CDS encoding SIMPL domain-containing protein: MIPYVPSYTKRPTMNRNDDKKPNNDGTISVVGTGSIQVPPDMATVTVGVVTQDKDLEKAQAENSKLSNNVIKGLNDIGIEDEDIQTINYSVRTNYDYINGKQKFRNYEVRHVLQVTVKDIDQVGEVYDVAIRNGANIEGGVTFGLSNEKYYYDKALDLAVKDSVKKANNIANSLNTKVNNIPSSIKETSFGQAQVYPKTYAATNGAPPIQSGLIEVSAQVNATFEMI, translated from the coding sequence ATGATTCCGTATGTACCTTCATACACAAAAAGACCTACAATGAATAGAAATGACGATAAAAAACCTAATAACGACGGAACAATATCAGTTGTAGGAACAGGATCTATACAAGTACCACCAGATATGGCAACAGTAACAGTAGGAGTTGTAACTCAAGATAAAGACCTTGAAAAAGCACAAGCTGAGAATAGTAAGCTATCAAACAACGTAATCAAAGGTTTAAACGACATAGGAATAGAAGACGAGGACATTCAAACTATAAATTATTCAGTAAGAACCAACTACGACTATATAAATGGAAAACAAAAATTTAGAAATTATGAGGTAAGACATGTACTTCAAGTAACCGTCAAAGATATAGATCAAGTAGGAGAAGTTTATGACGTAGCAATTAGAAATGGTGCAAATATAGAGGGAGGAGTAACATTTGGCCTATCTAATGAAAAATACTATTATGATAAGGCTTTGGATTTAGCAGTTAAAGACTCTGTAAAAAAAGCTAATAATATAGCAAATTCATTAAATACAAAAGTTAACAATATACCTTCAAGCATAAAAGAAACATCATTTGGTCAAGCTCAAGTATATCCTAAAACTTATGCGGCTACAAATGGTGCGCCGCCTATTCAAAGTGGACTTATAGAAGTTTCTGCTCAAGTAAATGCTACATTTGAAATGATTTAA
- a CDS encoding leucine-rich repeat domain-containing protein produces the protein MKKTCILILLLLIISSPLNINAQEKRVSVEIPKFDVTINGVKVDNVHSKYPFIVYNYVTYVPMTWDCSKALGLQTSWSETEGIKILKTNETDEIKMDTTGNNLLDAKYLAIIPEFNIEVNGKKIDNSKEEYPILNFRYVTYFPLTWRFVVDEFGLKSDWDEQKGLSISNDVSAIEFNDKGLEKGVRENINKATGDIFESDVRNIKELTLSDYDIKDLSGLSKFANLEKLYLDNNYIENIDEIKSLTSLKVLYLQRNKIEDIKPLKNLINLEELSLNGNKIEKIGSLSGLTNLKKLYLAENDISDVDSLKSLVNLNELYLQRNSIQNIYSLSNLINLQELSLNGNEVSDIKPLANLTNLKGLYIVENKIEDIECLKGLKNIKSLYMKYGNDIKDYDPVKTYYENIESKDFDLE, from the coding sequence GTGAAAAAAACATGTATATTAATCTTGTTATTATTAATAATATCTTCTCCATTAAATATTAATGCTCAGGAAAAGAGGGTAAGTGTAGAAATTCCAAAGTTTGATGTTACTATTAATGGAGTTAAGGTTGACAATGTACATAGTAAGTATCCTTTTATAGTTTATAACTATGTAACTTATGTTCCTATGACATGGGATTGTAGCAAGGCTTTAGGCTTACAAACATCATGGAGTGAAACAGAAGGTATAAAGATTTTAAAGACTAATGAAACTGACGAAATAAAAATGGATACAACAGGAAATAATTTGTTAGATGCAAAATACCTTGCTATAATACCTGAATTTAATATAGAGGTTAATGGTAAAAAAATAGATAATTCAAAGGAAGAATATCCTATACTTAATTTTAGGTATGTAACATATTTTCCTCTAACTTGGAGATTTGTTGTGGATGAATTTGGATTAAAATCTGATTGGGATGAGCAAAAGGGTCTTAGCATAAGTAATGATGTAAGTGCAATAGAGTTTAATGATAAAGGTTTGGAAAAAGGTGTAAGGGAAAATATAAATAAGGCTACAGGGGATATATTTGAAAGTGATGTTAGAAATATTAAAGAGCTTACATTAAGTGATTATGATATTAAAGATTTAAGTGGATTATCTAAATTTGCGAATTTAGAAAAGCTTTATTTGGATAATAATTATATAGAAAATATAGATGAAATTAAATCTCTTACTTCTTTGAAGGTCTTGTATCTTCAAAGAAACAAGATAGAGGATATAAAACCGTTAAAAAATCTTATTAATCTAGAGGAGTTGTCCTTGAATGGAAATAAGATTGAAAAAATAGGCTCTTTATCAGGTTTGACTAATCTTAAAAAGCTGTATTTAGCTGAGAATGATATAAGTGATGTAGATTCTTTAAAATCATTAGTTAATTTAAATGAGTTATATCTTCAAAGAAATAGTATACAAAATATATATAGTTTGAGTAATTTAATTAACTTACAGGAACTTTCTTTAAATGGGAATGAAGTTAGTGACATTAAGCCATTAGCTAATCTTACTAACTTGAAAGGCCTATATATAGTTGAAAATAAAATAGAAGATATAGAGTGTTTGAAAGGATTAAAAAATATTAAAAGTTTGTATATGAAGTATGGAAATGATATAAAGGATTATGATCCTGTTAAAACTTACTATGAAAATATAGAGAGTAAAGACTTTGATTTAGAATAA
- a CDS encoding APC family permease, which yields MMEKKYGLWTTVAMVIGIVIGSGVFFKADNILMASGGSVKTALIAWLVGAISMVFGALVFAECSNRFERSNGIVDYAESIVSERFAYLIGWFNAIIYYPALAAVLAWVAANYTAILFNQEGNFVWVMSAIYMIGIYAMNYLSPILSGKFQVASTAIKVVPLIVIAIVGIFQGVNNGILVENFATATSAVGGSNGFAAAVLATAFAYEGWIIATTINGEIKDSKKTLPKALIFGSLAIVVIYISYFLGIVGIIPSETILEQGDNAVNLAASVIFGSLGASVLTTFIIVSCLGTLNGLILGGSRAFYSLAIRGQGIKPKIFSKVDSKTNMPTNSAMASFGLICVYLIVWYMNFAGLFPGGMFIDVSELPIALIYAFYIVIYIAFMIKMDDLSTIKRIVIPMLALMGAAIVVYGGLSKASVKVDLGISVVVFLSGLLFYRKEAN from the coding sequence ATGATGGAAAAAAAATATGGTCTTTGGACCACGGTTGCCATGGTTATTGGTATAGTAATAGGGTCAGGAGTATTTTTTAAGGCAGATAACATTCTTATGGCTTCTGGAGGAAGTGTAAAAACAGCTTTAATTGCTTGGTTAGTTGGAGCGATTTCTATGGTTTTCGGAGCTTTAGTTTTTGCAGAGTGTTCGAATAGATTTGAAAGATCCAATGGAATAGTTGACTATGCTGAGAGTATAGTTTCAGAAAGATTTGCTTATTTAATAGGATGGTTTAATGCAATTATTTATTATCCAGCACTGGCTGCGGTACTAGCGTGGGTAGCTGCTAATTATACTGCTATTTTATTTAATCAAGAGGGTAACTTTGTATGGGTTATGTCTGCTATATATATGATAGGAATATATGCTATGAACTATTTATCTCCTATACTATCAGGAAAATTCCAAGTTGCTTCAACAGCAATTAAAGTAGTTCCTTTAATTGTTATAGCAATAGTTGGTATATTTCAAGGAGTTAATAATGGAATTTTAGTTGAGAATTTTGCTACAGCTACGAGTGCAGTAGGTGGATCAAATGGATTTGCAGCGGCTGTTCTTGCAACAGCATTTGCATATGAAGGATGGATTATTGCAACAACGATTAATGGTGAAATAAAGGATTCTAAAAAGACTCTTCCAAAGGCTCTTATATTTGGAAGTTTAGCTATAGTAGTTATATATATTTCATATTTCCTTGGTATAGTTGGAATTATTCCATCTGAGACTATTTTGGAACAAGGAGACAATGCTGTTAATCTTGCTGCTAGTGTTATATTTGGAAGTTTAGGAGCATCTGTTCTTACTACATTCATAATAGTATCTTGTTTAGGTACTCTTAATGGACTTATACTTGGGGGATCACGTGCTTTTTATTCATTAGCTATTCGTGGACAAGGTATAAAGCCGAAGATTTTTTCTAAAGTAGATAGTAAAACTAATATGCCTACTAATTCTGCTATGGCAAGTTTTGGATTAATTTGTGTATATTTAATAGTTTGGTATATGAATTTTGCAGGATTATTTCCTGGTGGAATGTTTATAGATGTTTCAGAATTACCGATAGCTTTAATCTATGCATTTTATATTGTTATTTATATTGCATTTATGATTAAGATGGATGACTTATCAACTATTAAAAGAATTGTTATTCCTATGCTTGCACTTATGGGTGCTGCAATAGTTGTATACGGTGGACTTTCTAAGGCTTCTGTAAAAGTTGATTTAGGTATTTCTGTTGTTGTATTCCTTTCAGGTTTATTATTTTACAGAAAAGAAGCAAATTAA